The window CAAGCAAGCGGCGCGCGCTGCCGCCGGCCGTGTCGAGGCGACCCAGCAATGCGACTGGTGGTTCAGTAACCACGCGGTGCTCGTCGATACGCCGGGCCACTTTCTGGAAGCCGCCGACGACACCCAGCGGCGCGGCACCGAGTGGCGTGCCCTGCTCGCGCTGCTCCGCAAACATCGGCCGCGCCAACCGCTCAACGGCGTGCTACTGACAGTCGCGATCGACTCGCTGCTCGCACTGAACGAAGCCGAACGCGCGGCCTACGCGACGCGTCTGCGCAAGCCGCTGCAATCGATGCGGGCGGCGCTCGACATGCAGGTCCCGATCTACTTATGTTTCACCCGAATGGATCGCCTCAGCGGCTTCGTCGAGTATTTTTCCGCGCTGAACCGCGAGGGCCGCGAGCAGGTTTGGGGCGCGACATTTCCGCTCGATGAAACCGCAGCAGCACGCAACAGCGCCACCGCCGCATTCGCCGACGCATTCGACAAACTCGCGCAGCGCCTGAGCGACGGCTTGCGCGACGTCGTGGGCGCCGACCCCGATCTCGATAGCCGGGCGCTCGCCTATCTATTCCCGCAGCAGTTCGCGAGTCTGCGCGAGGTGCTCGACGGCTTCTGTTCGACGCTGTTTCAGACGTCGCATCTGGAAGCCAACCTCGTCGCGCGCGGCATCTACTTCACTAGCGCCTTGCAGAGCGGGCCGACGATCGACCGGATACTGACGCCGGTCAGACAACAGTTGCACAGCGTAATGCCGTCACCGGCACCCGCAACCAGTCGCGTCGGCCAAAGCTATTTTCTCAAGCAACTGCTGCACGAGGCCGTCTTTGCCGATGCCGGCCTCGCCGGCACGAGTCGCGCGTCGCTGCGGCGCCGTCTGATCGCGCACACGGCGCTCGCGGTGACGAGCGGTGCCCTGTTGCTGACACTGCTAGCCGGCTGGACGATCAGCTATTCGAACAACCGTGCCTATCTCGACGAAGTCGGCGCGCACGTCGCCGCGTTCAACCTGCACGCGCGCCCGCCGATCGCGTTGCCCGCCGCTGCGTTGGCGCCGCTCGCGCCGATGCTCGACACAGTGCGAGGCCTGCCCCGCAGCGAGCACTTCGAGATCGATGCCCCGCCGGCCTTGCGCTACGGACTCGGTCTTTACCCCGGCGCAAGAATCGGCGACGCCGGCGAGACGATCTATCGCCGCGCGCTTGACGACAAACTGCTGCCGCAGACCGCCGCACATCTTGAAGCGCTGCTGTCCAACGCCCCGCTCGACGATCCGGAATATACGTACGACGCGCTCAAGGCCTATCTGATGCTTCACGACGCCGCTCACTACGACGGCGGTTTTGTCGCCGCATGGCTGATCCTCGACACGCAGACGTCGTTGCCATCGAGCACCACGCTCGACCAACGCGCACATCTGGAAGCGCACCTCACGCGGCTCTTCGAAGCGCGCGCGGTCGCGTCGCCGTTCGCGCTCAACGCAGCCCTGGTGAGCCGCGTGCGTGAGCGGCTCGCACGCGATTCGTTCGCTCAGCGTGCTTACCATCAGTTGCGCCGCGAACTGCTGCGCATGCCGCACGCCGCGCCGCTCACCGTCGTCAGCGCGGGTGGCCCGCAGGCAGCGCTCGTGTTCCGGCGCATCAGCGGCAAACCGCTCAGCGACGGCATCGACAGCCTGTATACGTATCGAGGCTATTGGGACATCTTCGACAAACGCGTCGCCAACGCCACCGCGCAACTGCGCAGCGAAGAACCATGGGTGCTGGGCATCGACGCCGCGCCCACGGTCGACACCGCGCGCCTCGCGCTTGAAGTCCGACGCGCGTACTTCAACGACTACATCGAAGTCTGGGATGCGTATCTCAACGACTTGACGCTGATCGATAGCAAGTCGATTGCGCAAAGCACGCGAATCGCGCGCACGCTATCGGCGCCGGATTCGCCGCTCAGACAATTTCTGCAAGCCGCCGCCCGTGAGACGAATCTGTCGCGAACCGCCTCCTCGTCCGAGCAGCGCCCCGCGGCGGCTCGCATGCAGCAGCGCCTCGGCGAAGCGCGGCAATCGCTCGCGGCGATGTTCGGCAACGCCGCGCCCGCAGTGCCGCAAGCGGCCAGCGAAGACCGACCCGAGCCCGTCGTCGACGCGCATTTCGAACCACTGCGCCGCCTCGTCGCCTCGTCCGACGGAGGCGCCGCCGGCACGGCGCCGTTCGACGGCAACCTGCGCGTGGTCGACGAGTTGTACAGCTACCTGACGTCGGCGAGCGCGGCACTCAACAGCGGCAATGCGCCGCCGCCAACCGGCGTGTTCGACAAACTGCAGGCCGATGCCGGACGTATGCCGATGCCCTTACGCAAGATGTTCGGCGACCTGTCGCAGAACGGTTCGGCGCAGATCGGCGGCGCGCTGCGCGCCAATCTCGCGCAAGACGCCCAAGGCGGCATAGGCCGACTGTGCCGCCACATGATCGACGGGCGCTATCCATTCGTGCGCAACGCCACCCGCGATGTCGCGCTCGACGATTTTTCGAAGCTGTTCGCGACGGGCGGCTTGATGGACAGCTTTTTTCAAAAAAATCTGGCGTCGCAAATCGACGTCAGCGGCAGCCGCTGGCGCTTCAGGCGCGACGCGACCGGCGCCGCCTCGGGCGATGCCCGTCTGGCCGGCTCGTTCCAGAATGCCGACATCATCCGCACCGCGTTTTTCTCCGGCAATGCCACGACGCCGGCGCTGCAGGTCGAGCTGACGCCGCTCGAACTGGATCCGGGGATCGCGCAGTACACGCTGGATGTCGACGGCCAAACGATCCGCTACGCCCATGGCCCGCAACTGCCCACCACAGTGAAATGGCCGGGCCCCGGCGGCGGCGGTCAGGTCAGCTTGCAGATCAGCACACCCGGCGGCGCCGACGGTCTGCAAACGCAGGGACCGTGGGCGCTGCACCGTTTGCTCGACAAGGCGCGCATTACACCGGGCGCGACGCCCGAGCACTTCGTTGCCACCTTCGACTTCAACGGCCGCAAGCTGTCTTTGCGGGTCATCGCCAACAGCAGCTACAACCCGTTCAGGTTGCCGCAAATGGACGCGTTTTCGTGTCCGTCGTAAAGCCGCTCGCTATCAGATCAGGACGTTTGCTCCATGCCCTCTTTTCGCCTTCAGTTGATGATCGTCGCCTGCCACGGCAAGGCGCTACCGAACGACCCGGGCGCGGTCTTCGACGCCGCCGGCGGCTCGATCGGCCGCGCGCCGGACAACACGCTGGTGCTGCCCGACGACGATGACGGCGGCAGCGCGGTGGCGCGTCGCCATGCGTCGATCAGCGCGCACGGCGACGGCTGGCAGTTGCTCAATACCAGCGAGCATGCGGCGATCGCCGTTAATGGCAAGCTGATCGAGCCGCGCGGACAGATCGAGCTGCACGCGGGCGATATCGTCAATATCGGCGCCTATGTGCTGCGGGCGGCGGCGTGCCCCGAGTTGCCGGTCTGGAATCTGACGGACGGGTCCACGCTGACCGACGCGCGTTCCGCCGCTGGCTCTGGCTCTGGCTCTGGCGCCGGTCCTGCCGCTGACTCCGCCGAAAACGCAGCAGCGAATCCGCTTTACGTAACACCACGACCGTATGGCCTTTCCGAAGACCGGCCGTTCAGTCCCGGAACCTCGACTTCGTTACACGATCTGCTCGATACGCCGCTCGATCCGCTCGCGCTATTCGAACCACCGGCTACGAGATGGTCGAACACCCGATGGAACGAAGCGAACGTTCCCGACCTGTTCGCCGACCTCGCCGCCGCACCACCCGGCGCGTTCGACGCATCGCGTACGGACAACGCGCCCGGTCATACGATCCGCGACCATGTGGCGGAATTCGACGGCCATCTGCGGCTAAAGATCGCCACGCCGATAGAGGAGACGACGCGGCATAACGCTATCACCCAGCGAACCGACTACGCCGACGCGTTTGGCCGCTTATACGACGCATCGGCCTGCGTCGTGCGTGTCGCCGTGCCGAATTACGGCGGTAAAACTCATGCAAGGAACGACCCACCACACAAGGCACCGATCGACGTGGGCAAAACTATCGAATCCGCCGCCCTGCTCGCCCACGCCTTTCTCGATGGTGCCGGCGTCCCCTGCGACGCAGCAGCCGAGGCCGGCTTCACCCCAGAATTCATGCACACGCTAGGAACACTGGTCCGCACACTCAAACAACCTACCGGCCAAAACTAACAACTACCCACTCGATCAGGGTCGGCGCGCCGCATAACCAAAACTATCCCTCCCAAGCTCGCGGCGCCCGTCCCCTCGGCATCCCGCCCGGCCATCCCGCGGAGAGCCGCGGCGGCCCCCTCTGCTATATTCTCTCCATCCTGTCCCTCTCCTTCACGACGCGTGGAACAACTTCCCCTATGGGCGCAGATCGGCGCAGTTTGTCTGCTGCTCGTCTGCTCCAGTTTCTTTTCCATTTCTGAAACGGCGATGATGGCGCTCAACCGTCATCGCCTGAAGCACCTGGCCAATCAGAACGTGCTCGGCGCAAAGACCACGCAAGGCCTGCTCGCGCGTACCGACCAGTTGTTAAGCGTGGTGCTGATCGGCAACAACCTGTTCAATACGATCATTCCGGTGCTGACCACCTCGATCGCGCTGCACACGTTCGGCCGCAACAACGTCGTGCTCTCGATCGCGACCGGCATTGTCGCGTTCCTGATCATCGTGTTCGCGGAGATCACGCCGAAGATCGTCGGCGCGACCTTTCCGGAAAAAATCGCGCTGCCCGCCAGCCTGCTGATCGCGCCGATGATGCGCGTCGCGAAGCCGCTCGTCTGGTTCGTCAATCTGTTCGCCAACGCGATCCTGCGGGTGCTGCACATCAACACCAAGGGCGGGCGGGATCAACGCCTGACCACCGAAGAACTGCGCACCATCGTGCTCGAATCGGGCAGCTTCATGCCCACCAAGCACCGCAGCATTCTGCTGAACCTGTTCGACCTCGAGAACATCTCCGTCGACGACGTGATGATCCCGCGCCGCCGTATCGAAGCGCTGGATTTCGACGCGCCGTTCGAACAGATCCTGCATCAGCTCGAGACCTGCTATCACAACAAGCTGATCGTCTATCAAGGCGACATTGACCGCGTGCTCGGTGTGCTGCACGTGCGCAAGACCCTGGCCGCGCTGCACAACCAGGAGCTCGAGCGCGAGACGCTGCGCGAATTGCTCGCCGAGCCGTACTTCGTGCCGAGCGGTACGCCCGTGTTCCAGCAATTGCAGTTCTTCCAGGAAAGCCGCCACCGCACCGCGCTGGTCGTCAACGAGTATGGCGAGCTGCAAGGCCTCGTCACGCCGGAAGACATCATCGAAGAGCTGATCGGCGAATTCACCACGTCGATTCCGCGTAGCGCCAATACGCGCGGCGGCTGGAACGAGAGCGGCGAATGCATCGTGGCGGGCAGCATGCCGCTGCGCGAACTGAACCGCTGGCTCCAACTGACGCTGCCCACCGACGGCCCCAAAACGCTCAACGGCCTGATCCTCGAAATCCTCGAAGACATTCCGGACGGCGACGTCTGCGTGCAGATCGGCGACACCAAGCTCGAAGTAATGCGCAGCGACGATCAGGCGATCCGCACCGTCAAGCTGTTCAAGCCGCCGGTGCGCGGTGCGGCCAAGGCCGCCAAAGCCACGCGCATCTGAAGCCGAAACAGAGCTTCGCACAGCGGCGCCGCGCGCGCCATTAGCCGAATGGCCGAGTGGCGTTAGGGCGATGCCATGACCGATGATGCAGCCGTCACGTTCTACAGGCGGCTCGTCACCGGTCTCTCATGCAAGCATCCAGTCATCCCGCTGCACCCGCTCCAGGGCAGTCAGCGTTCAATAGCGAAACCGCGGCCAAAGCCAGGCCCGCAAACTTCGCGGTCGATCCCGCCGCCAATCTCGGCGATATCGACACTGCGCCGGCCGTTCGCCTCCTCACCGAAACGCTGCAGGAAGCCACGCGCCGCAACGCGTCGGATCTGCATATCGAACCGTCGGAGCATGGCTGGCGCGTACGCTTGCGCATCGACGGCGTGCTGCATGAGACGCCGCAGCCGCCCGCGCATCTACGCGACGCGTTCATCACCCGCGTGAAGGTGCTGGCGCGCATGGACATCGCCGAGCGGCGCGTGCCGCAAGATGGCCGGCTGCGGATCGCCACGTCGCCCGGACGGACCGAAGACTATCGCGTCAATTCGCTGCCTACACTGTTCGGCGAAAAGCTGGTGCTGCGCCGGCTCGACGCATTGCCCGCGGATCTGTCGCTCGACTCGCTCGGCCTCGATCCACAACAGCGCGCCACTGTCGACGCCGCGATCCGTGCGCCGCACGGCCTCATGCTGGTCACCGGTCCGACCGGCAGCGGCAAGACGCTGTCGCTGTACTGCTTCCTGCAATTGCTCAACGACGCGTCGCGCAATCTTTGCTCGGTCGAAGATCCGGCCGAAATCCAGCTAGCAGGCATCAACCAGGTCAGCGTGCGCGAGAAGGCGGGCCTCACCTTCGCCGTGGCGCTGCGGGCGTTTTTGCGGCAGGACCCGGACGTGATCATGGTCGGTGAAATCCGCGACGACGAAACCGCCGACGTCGCCGTGAAGGCCGCGCAAACCGGTCACCTCGTGCTGTCGACGCTGCATACGAACGACGCCCCCGCGGCAATCGCACGTCTGATCGACATTGGCGTCGAGCCGTACAACCTGGCGGCAGCTCTTCGGATGGTGACGGCGCAACGGCTGGTGCGCCGACTGTGCGTGGCATGCCGAACGCCTTCCCCACACTCGGCCGCCGCGCTACGAGCCGCGGGTTTCGCCGACGCTCAACTCGACGGCTGGCAGCCCTACGCCGCCGCCGGTTGCGCGAAGTGCCACGGCATCGGCTACCGTGGCCGGATCGGCGTGCATCAGGTGATGCCGGTGTCCGAGCCGATGCGCGAACTGATCGTGGCAAGCGCAGGCACGCATGAACTCGCGCGGCTCGCTCAGGCGGAGCAAGTCCTCACGTTGCGTGACGCCGCATTGGCGCGTGTGCGCGACGGCACGACGAGTCTCGCAGAAGCGCTGGCCGCCACGGAGGTCGCGTGAATACCGCCGTGCTGGTTCGGCCAGCGGCAACGGAACTGCGCTTCAGGTGGCACGGCGTCAACGCGCAGGGCACGCACAAACGCGGCGCGCTGATCGCACCGGACGCCAGCGCCGCGCGGGCGCTGCTCAACAAGCGCGACAACCTGTTCATCATCGAACTCAGAGCGCATGGAGCGGCGCCCCGCCCCAAAACCCGCGCCGCCGACGTCACGCTGTTCACGCGCCAGCTCGCCAGTCTGCTGCGCGCCGGGTTGCCGCTCGCGCCCGCGCTCGATCTGCTGGCGCAAACTGGTAACGTGCGCCAGCAAGGCATGCCGCGTATCGTCGGCGCGCTGGCACGCGACATTACGAGCGGACTGCGGTTTTCCGCGGCGCTGCAACGGCACCCGGCTCAGTTCAGCGCGTTCTATTGCCAGCTCGTCGAGGTGGGCGAAGCAGCCGGCGCGTTAGCCGCGGTGCTGGCCCGCCTCGCCGACGACCGCGAACGTGCCGCCGCGCAGCGCGCCAAGGTGCGTGCCGCGTTGACCTATCCGGGAGCGATCCTGCTGCTGGCCATGGCAATCACCACTGCGCTGCTGGTGTGGGTCGTGCCGACGTTCAAACAGATCTTCGACGGTTTCGGCGCGAAGCTGCCCGCGCCGACCCAATTCGTACTAGCGCTCTCGGCGGGTGCCGCGCGTTGGAGCGTGCCGGCCGTCCTCATGGTGTTCGCCCTGGGCTGGGCTGTGACGTTTCTGATGCGACGTTCCGAAGCGGCGCGCATACGCTTCGCACGCGTGGCGCTGAGAATACCGGTCGCCGGTCCGCTGTTGAGCAGCCTGTGCGCAGCCCGCTGGAGTCGTGCGCTCGGCACACTGCTGTCGGCCGGCACGCCACTCGCCGACGCTTTCGACTCCTTGACGCACGCCACCGGCAACGCCTTCTTCGACCGCGCCACCGTCGATATCGCTGCGCGGCTGCGGCGCGGTGAACGGCTCGCGGCGGCCATGCGCTCGGCACGCTGTTTTGCGCCGGAGATCGTGCAGCCGGTCGCAGTCGCCGAGGAATCGGGCACGCTCGACACCATGCTGATCGACGTGGCGTCGCTCAGCGATCGTCAGGTTGACGAAAAGATCGCCACGCTGGCGAGCCTGTGCGAGCCGCTTGTCATTGTCGTGCTGGGGGCGCTGGTCGGCGGCCTCGTCATCGCCATGTATCTTCCCATTATTCAACTCGGCAACGTGGTGTAGCATCGCAGCCGAATCCACTCTCTCGCCATGCAGGCTATTCCTCCACCCGTGTCAGACACCTCTTCCAGCTTGCTCGCGGGCTTGCTGCCCGGGCACTTTGCCGCCGATCTGGGCTTCGCGTTCGGCAGCTTGCCGACCGGCTTGCAGTTTGTTTTCGCGGTCGTGTTCGGCCTCGTGATCGGCAGCTTCCTCAACGTGGTCGTGCATCGTGTGCCGATCATGCTGGAGCGTGCATGGCAAGAGGAAGTGCACGAAGCGACCGGCACGCCGCTCGAGGACGATACCCTGCCCGCCCGCTACAACCTGTGGGTGCCCCGCAGCGCGTGCCCGCACTGCGGCCATGTGCTCAGCGCGTGGGAGAACCTGCCGGTGCTGAGCTATCTGCTGTTACGCGGACGCTGCTCGGCCTGCAAAGCGCGCGTTAGTCCGCGCTATCCACTGATCGAAATCGCCAGCGCCGCCTGCGCGGCCGGCACGCTTGCGCTGTACGGCCCGACCGCCACGACGCTCGCGGCGTTCGGTCTGTGCGCAGCGTTGCTGGCCATGAGCGCGATCGACATCGACACGCACCTGCTGCCGGATTCGATGACGCTGCCGCTTTTGTGGGCCGGCCTGATCGTCAATTTCAACGGCATGTTCGCCAGTCTTCACGATGCGGTGCTGGGCGCGATCTTCGGCTATCTGGCGCTGTGGGCCGTGCACTGGCTGTTCAAGCTGGTGCGCGGTGTCGAAGGCATGGGCTATGGCGATTTCAAACTGCTGGCCGCGCTCGGCGCCTGGTTCGGCTGGGCGGCTCTACCGCAGATCGTGTTGATCGCCGCGGTCAGCGGTGCGGTGGTCGGCCTCGCCGCCACGTGGCTCGGCCGCATGCGCTTCCAGGAACCGTTGCCGTTCGGGCCGTTTCTCGCGGCGGGCGGCGCTGTTACGCTGTTTGTGGGCACGCCGCTCTATCTCGCGCTGGGGGGCTGAAACATG is drawn from Burkholderia sp. 9120 and contains these coding sequences:
- the tssM gene encoding type VI secretion system membrane subunit TssM, which encodes MKFVTRVVKLMLSREWWLCVWLCVEIALVVALIWSVGPLLAIGATRPLESAAVRAWLIALVLLAGCMRLVWRMRGSASGAGAGAGAGAGAGAGAGAGAGAGAGAGAGMIARWREHRTNSSALKTAESSSTADGAAVAELCARFREALYLLRRATPTTGKLTARLDTITGQYAYRSPWYLVVGSSGSGKTAVLVHGGLELSTAKQAARAAAGRVEATQQCDWWFSNHAVLVDTPGHFLEAADDTQRRGTEWRALLALLRKHRPRQPLNGVLLTVAIDSLLALNEAERAAYATRLRKPLQSMRAALDMQVPIYLCFTRMDRLSGFVEYFSALNREGREQVWGATFPLDETAAARNSATAAFADAFDKLAQRLSDGLRDVVGADPDLDSRALAYLFPQQFASLREVLDGFCSTLFQTSHLEANLVARGIYFTSALQSGPTIDRILTPVRQQLHSVMPSPAPATSRVGQSYFLKQLLHEAVFADAGLAGTSRASLRRRLIAHTALAVTSGALLLTLLAGWTISYSNNRAYLDEVGAHVAAFNLHARPPIALPAAALAPLAPMLDTVRGLPRSEHFEIDAPPALRYGLGLYPGARIGDAGETIYRRALDDKLLPQTAAHLEALLSNAPLDDPEYTYDALKAYLMLHDAAHYDGGFVAAWLILDTQTSLPSSTTLDQRAHLEAHLTRLFEARAVASPFALNAALVSRVRERLARDSFAQRAYHQLRRELLRMPHAAPLTVVSAGGPQAALVFRRISGKPLSDGIDSLYTYRGYWDIFDKRVANATAQLRSEEPWVLGIDAAPTVDTARLALEVRRAYFNDYIEVWDAYLNDLTLIDSKSIAQSTRIARTLSAPDSPLRQFLQAAARETNLSRTASSSEQRPAAARMQQRLGEARQSLAAMFGNAAPAVPQAASEDRPEPVVDAHFEPLRRLVASSDGGAAGTAPFDGNLRVVDELYSYLTSASAALNSGNAPPPTGVFDKLQADAGRMPMPLRKMFGDLSQNGSAQIGGALRANLAQDAQGGIGRLCRHMIDGRYPFVRNATRDVALDDFSKLFATGGLMDSFFQKNLASQIDVSGSRWRFRRDATGAASGDARLAGSFQNADIIRTAFFSGNATTPALQVELTPLELDPGIAQYTLDVDGQTIRYAHGPQLPTTVKWPGPGGGGQVSLQISTPGGADGLQTQGPWALHRLLDKARITPGATPEHFVATFDFNGRKLSLRVIANSSYNPFRLPQMDAFSCPS
- a CDS encoding FHA domain-containing protein, producing MPSFRLQLMIVACHGKALPNDPGAVFDAAGGSIGRAPDNTLVLPDDDDGGSAVARRHASISAHGDGWQLLNTSEHAAIAVNGKLIEPRGQIELHAGDIVNIGAYVLRAAACPELPVWNLTDGSTLTDARSAAGSGSGSGAGPAADSAENAAANPLYVTPRPYGLSEDRPFSPGTSTSLHDLLDTPLDPLALFEPPATRWSNTRWNEANVPDLFADLAAAPPGAFDASRTDNAPGHTIRDHVAEFDGHLRLKIATPIEETTRHNAITQRTDYADAFGRLYDASACVVRVAVPNYGGKTHARNDPPHKAPIDVGKTIESAALLAHAFLDGAGVPCDAAAEAGFTPEFMHTLGTLVRTLKQPTGQN
- a CDS encoding HlyC/CorC family transporter is translated as MEQLPLWAQIGAVCLLLVCSSFFSISETAMMALNRHRLKHLANQNVLGAKTTQGLLARTDQLLSVVLIGNNLFNTIIPVLTTSIALHTFGRNNVVLSIATGIVAFLIIVFAEITPKIVGATFPEKIALPASLLIAPMMRVAKPLVWFVNLFANAILRVLHINTKGGRDQRLTTEELRTIVLESGSFMPTKHRSILLNLFDLENISVDDVMIPRRRIEALDFDAPFEQILHQLETCYHNKLIVYQGDIDRVLGVLHVRKTLAALHNQELERETLRELLAEPYFVPSGTPVFQQLQFFQESRHRTALVVNEYGELQGLVTPEDIIEELIGEFTTSIPRSANTRGGWNESGECIVAGSMPLRELNRWLQLTLPTDGPKTLNGLILEILEDIPDGDVCVQIGDTKLEVMRSDDQAIRTVKLFKPPVRGAAKAAKATRI
- a CDS encoding ATPase, T2SS/T4P/T4SS family; this encodes MQASSHPAAPAPGQSAFNSETAAKARPANFAVDPAANLGDIDTAPAVRLLTETLQEATRRNASDLHIEPSEHGWRVRLRIDGVLHETPQPPAHLRDAFITRVKVLARMDIAERRVPQDGRLRIATSPGRTEDYRVNSLPTLFGEKLVLRRLDALPADLSLDSLGLDPQQRATVDAAIRAPHGLMLVTGPTGSGKTLSLYCFLQLLNDASRNLCSVEDPAEIQLAGINQVSVREKAGLTFAVALRAFLRQDPDVIMVGEIRDDETADVAVKAAQTGHLVLSTLHTNDAPAAIARLIDIGVEPYNLAAALRMVTAQRLVRRLCVACRTPSPHSAAALRAAGFADAQLDGWQPYAAAGCAKCHGIGYRGRIGVHQVMPVSEPMRELIVASAGTHELARLAQAEQVLTLRDAALARVRDGTTSLAEALAATEVA
- a CDS encoding type II secretion system F family protein, yielding MNTAVLVRPAATELRFRWHGVNAQGTHKRGALIAPDASAARALLNKRDNLFIIELRAHGAAPRPKTRAADVTLFTRQLASLLRAGLPLAPALDLLAQTGNVRQQGMPRIVGALARDITSGLRFSAALQRHPAQFSAFYCQLVEVGEAAGALAAVLARLADDRERAAAQRAKVRAALTYPGAILLLAMAITTALLVWVVPTFKQIFDGFGAKLPAPTQFVLALSAGAARWSVPAVLMVFALGWAVTFLMRRSEAARIRFARVALRIPVAGPLLSSLCAARWSRALGTLLSAGTPLADAFDSLTHATGNAFFDRATVDIAARLRRGERLAAAMRSARCFAPEIVQPVAVAEESGTLDTMLIDVASLSDRQVDEKIATLASLCEPLVIVVLGALVGGLVIAMYLPIIQLGNVV
- a CDS encoding A24 family peptidase codes for the protein MQAIPPPVSDTSSSLLAGLLPGHFAADLGFAFGSLPTGLQFVFAVVFGLVIGSFLNVVVHRVPIMLERAWQEEVHEATGTPLEDDTLPARYNLWVPRSACPHCGHVLSAWENLPVLSYLLLRGRCSACKARVSPRYPLIEIASAACAAGTLALYGPTATTLAAFGLCAALLAMSAIDIDTHLLPDSMTLPLLWAGLIVNFNGMFASLHDAVLGAIFGYLALWAVHWLFKLVRGVEGMGYGDFKLLAALGAWFGWAALPQIVLIAAVSGAVVGLAATWLGRMRFQEPLPFGPFLAAGGAVTLFVGTPLYLALGG